GGCGGCCGGAGGGGAACGAGGGATTTCCTTCCTTCAGGCGGGGGCGAGCGGGGATGTGCCGGGGGCggtgctggagctctgctggggctgggggcgcgCTCGGGCTGGGGCTTAGCAGGGCCCGCAGCCTCGGGGGACGCCGCAGCTGcccccaaaacctccaaagCCGCCGGAGCCCCCGCGGCGTCCAGCGGAGCCGCCGAAGCCGCCTCCGACGTAGGGAACTCCTGCCGAGCCCACGGAGCTCTGCTGCgagaaggagctgaggatgggccCGGGGAAGGTGACCACCGTGGCCGGGGGCTGGATCACCACCGTGGAGTCGGGGCACTGCCGCACGCAGGCCTCGTTGCAGGTGTCAGCCAGAGGGGACGTGGTGGCCACCCcgcagctggggacacacaggctggagcaggacatCCTTGAGGCAGGTAAAGGTTTCTGGAAAACATCCccaaggagaaggaaaggtgTTAGAAAGGAATTGCATGGAAGGAGACAGAGAGAGTTCCCCAAAGAGGTTTTGGGGAGCTGCACTCACCTGGGTGATGAGAGGAGTCAAGTGGAGGAGTGTGGATGGAGCTCTGCAAGGAGCTCGGCCCTTTTATACACCCCAAAAAGCCTGGGGCAGTGTCCAGGGGGTGGGGGCAGACCCTCCGTGGTAATTAGGAATGCACGCTTCATAAATCGAAGGGACGCAGGAAAATTCTGTCACCCCCCATTGTGGACATTGGTGAGGAATTGAACGGGCAAGAGAGAAGCGCTCGCAGGGCCAGTCGTGACCCATCAGTAATTAGATGACAGAACAGACACGGCGCTGCCGGAGCTGAGCTCGCAGCCCCAATAAACCCCGCTCTGGCCCTAATCCCTCACTTTGCTTACAGAGAGCAATTCCTGGCATCTCGTAGCAGCTCTTTGAGGCGCTGCCCCAGCCATCCCCCCTGTCATTAGCTCCTTTTACGGGCTGGTAAACAGAGGCAGCGGCAGcttgggcaggagcaggagccgcTCTCGGGGTGtctcccaaatcccctcagctcccagggtgAGCAGAAGATGCTCAGCCCTGCGTTTTGGGCTCTCTTGACATGTCTGTGAATAGCCTCCCTGGAAGGTTCTGGTGGATTTTGTGGTTTCCCTGTCCCGGTTTCCCTCTTCAAAAGATCCCACTCGTGGCCAAGCACCCttgcccagggaaggggagagcggcgggacacagcccaggccagcagggccagaggGGCCAGCACGGGAGGAGCAGCGGGGCAGCAGCGGGGCCGGGTCCCTGCGGCTCCTGCAGCCCCGTGGGtgtgagcggggccggggccgagCCCTCCTGCATTGCCCAGCTGGCCCCAGCGCTGGCCCAGGGGGTGTTGGGCGAGCCCCCCAGAGCCAGACGGGCCCTGGCCGTGACCCCAGGCCGGGCTCAGCTGGGCGCTGCTGCTCATGGGCAcggccgggctgggctcagggtgtCGTGGCTGCATCCCAAAGGGTGCTCGGGATTCTTTGTGAGCAAAGTGAGGAATTAGGGCCAGAGCGGGGTTTATTGGGGCTGCGAGCTCAGCTCCGGCAGTGCCGTGTCTGTCATGTAATTATTGATGGGTCAGGACTGGCCCTCCCTTGCCTGTCATGGTCCAGGACACGTTTGCTCACCAATATCTCCAATAAGGGAATGACAAAGATCTGTCCCCCATCATTAGCTGTGTCATTTAACTTGTCATCATGAATTACGAATTTTGGGGGCGTTTGCCGGAACCCCTGGCCCATGCCCCGGGCACTCTGGGATGTATAAAAGGGCCGAGCgctccacagggctccatccagcTCTCTCCACTTCACTCTTGTCCTTGATCGTTGTGGTGAGTCCGAATCTTCCCTCCAtcctctcttcctccccctGCACCTTTCCCAGAGAATCTCTGGACTTCCCGAGGAATctttgctccagcagctctcccagtgcACATTTAGGATGGTTGGGGTTATCCCCGTGGGCTCCAGTCCTCTGCGAGCCTGGTGATGGGGATGGGGGAGATTGTCTTCATTCCCACGGGCCGGGTAGAGCCGGGGATGGCGAGGGCAGCGAGGGGTTCCAGGAGccattccagctgctccaggggttTTGCTGGGAAGGCCTGAGATGATCCAGAGCGTGTCCTGGGCCGGGATCtccaggagggagagaggagcagagattTGGGATGAGCCCGAGGCTGTGCCTTGTCTTGCAGCTTCCCCTGCCGAGCCAAAGGatgtcctgctgtgcccccagctgCGGAGTGGCCGCCCCGGCCCCTCTGGCTGACACCTGCAACGAGGCCTGCGTGCGGCAGTGCCCCGACTCCACGGTGGTGATCCAGCCCCCGGCCACGGTGGTCACCTTCCCCGggcccatcctcagctccttctcGCAGCAGAGCTCCGTGGGCTCGGCAGGAGTTCCCTACGTCGGAGGCGGCTCCGGCGGCTCCGCTGGACGCCGCGGGGGCTCCGGCGGctttggaggttttgggggCAGCTGCGGCGTCCCCCGAGGCTGCGGGCCCTGCTAAGCCCTGCTAAGCCCCAAACCCCTTGTGCCACCcggggcaggatggagctgcaggatggagctgcaggacgGAGCTGCAGCCGCTGCTCCGCGctggccccgctgcccccggaGCCGCGGGCTCGCCGTGCCCTGCCAGGGTGACCCTGCCGAGCCTCGCCCGCCGCCTTCGGGCTCCCCAGCGCTGCCCCCCGAagctgctccctctgtgctgccctgggctccggctctgccctgctctgcccagctccgagcccccagcccgccCTGGCGCGGGGGAATCTCTGCGCTGCCGCCCTGCCCTGGGCCTCGCTGCTGCCTCCGGATTTTTGGGTTTCCAGCGCGTTCTTGCTGCGCTGCTTCGTCTCTCGCTGGCGCTGCCCGTGGCCTTTGTCACCCGCAATAAAGAATCTGCATTGCATCAACGATTTATTCTGTTCTGGGTTTATTCTTCCTGGCCGAAAATGAGTCTCTAAGTGGTCAATGGTGTGAAATGTCCCATCGTGGTATCACAGCacggtttgggttggaagggaacttaaaaaTCCACTTCCTCCACCCCTTGCCATTGGCAGGGACACCATCCACTATCCAAGagtgttccaagccctgtccagcctggtcttggacacttcaagggatggggcagccccatCTTCTCTGAGAAATCCAacccagggcctccccaccctcacagggaggaatttcctcccaaaatccaATCTAAACCCCCTCAGGATTTTTATGCTTCCAGCGCGTTCTTGCTGCGCTGCTTTGTCTCTCACACTGCCTGTGGAATTTTTCATCCACAGAAAAGAATCTGCGTTGCTGCAGTCCTTTGGATTTTGGTTGGTTTTCATGGGTTTACTCCTCTGTTTTTCCGTGGGATTTTTTGTCAGTATCCCAGAATTATTCAGGCTGGGAACACCTCCAAAATCCTCATCCAATTTTTGACCAAtccccacccagcccagagctctgagtgccacgTCCTGGCGTtccttggacaattccagggcTGGCtactccaaacctccctgggcagccccttccagtcCTGACCACCCTTGccaagaagaaattcttccccaGATGAAGTTCAAGGCTCGAAATTTATCATCCAGTGGCACATGAATGAACATGTGAGGTGTTGAGAAGCCCAGCAGCTCAGACCCTTTCGTGTTCCAGCATGAAAATTGGAAATAAGTCATTATCCCTATTCCAAGTGACAGGTTTGAAGAGCAAAAAtatcaattaatttatttattccattGTGGCCCTTCAACAAAAAGTTACAATGTCTCCACTTTTCCCCAGAGTCGATAATTTTAGCAGTTCAAAGCACCTCGGAGACGCCCGtaactgttttatttatttacaagcTGTCATTATTCTATTTAAAGCTTAattcttttctctgctgctccattATTGAAAAAGAGTCACTTCAAAGGTGCGGGTTGAGGCAGTTCGATGTTTGCTTTAGTCAGAATGTATTTTAAACCTTTTATTTTAAGCCTTTTAAACCTTTCATTCAAATGCGGCTCTGCACAAAGAGCCACGAGAAACGCAACAATTAATTCCTTTGCCTCCTCATCCTCCAAATCTGgatttatttctggttttatctTTAGGTCTCCCGGGGCgaaaaaaatatatgttaaaaTCCCACGAATTTTAACTCTTTCTTTAAGTGGACCCGTTAAAGTAGCTAAATCAGTCTGTAGGGCTGCGAGggcagaatttaatttatttccacGTGGTTTTACTTGCGCAAAGCTTTCCAGattttatttgggaatttgTAACTCCCCGGGTTTTATCAATTAGAGTTAGTTAGAGAATAGATTGAAATTATGATCAGTTGCAGCTACATTAAAGACCAGAATACAGCTTGAGCTGTGCTTCTGAATGGATAAATTCAACAAAATTCGGATAAATTCGCCAAAATTAATCAACAGCTTTGGGAAAGCTCCAGCCTGTAATTTGGAAAATACGACCCTCAGTTTTGCTGAATTTTTCCATGAATTTTGAGCTCATATTTTGCTCTGAGCCGaacccagctctgttcccttgGCGGGAGTCTGCCCTGGGATgtctccagaggtcccttcctacccaaaatttggggattcCGGGATTCTGGGATGCCGGGATTGCCCCTGTGAGATCGAAGGGCGGCAATTACACTCCCAATGAGATTTCAAAGCTCATTTGTGCCCAGATTCTGAGACACCTGTGCCGTGAATAATTTGAGTCACTCCTCATCCCAAGGACGGGGTGGAACAGCCTGGGAACTTCATGCTCCCATTGTCATCCCGATGGAGCCCAGGGTGAAGGGAAAGTGAGATTTTCTGCTCTGGAAAGTgaaattttctgttctgtaaCAGATCGGGTCTCGCCAtcgggaaaaatgggaaaatcccagacacaaaaaaacaaacaaacaaacaaacaaaaaaaaaaaaaaacaaaaaaaaaaaaaacgggaTAAATAAGGGTTTTCTCCCGATTTCTGGTGTTATcctccaaaattaaatttattagtGTCTTAGTGTTTTACAGAACTGTTGTGTCCAATGCCTGCGCACCCGCTGGGATGTGAAAGCAAATTGTAAGGAATATTTCCAAAgatttcccagagaattccGGAattggaattaattttctgagGTTCTACTGCATCGCTATCGGTGTGCAAAATGTCCTAAGCTGAGTTTATGAGGAGTTTCAGAAAAACCACAGGGTGTGCTGTGACCCCACGGAACACCAAGGCGGGGACAAAAATCCGAGtccagaaaaagcagaaagccagaaaaagcaaaccagGGCAATTTCGTGATGCTGAAACGTTTTTAATGAGAGTAAAGCTCGCAGTCACAATCTAAACTAGCACAGACAGTAGAAAGAATTGGCACATGAATTTATGTGTGAATTTATATGTGCAGAAAATCTCCCGGTTCCACTGGGCTGTGGATCTTCCGTTTTCAGATTTTTCCGCTTTTTTCCAGTCCAACGAAACGAAGCTGATTAGAtgatttgggggattttttgaggcAGTTTCAAAGGCAGTTAAGTCAGAAATTCACCCCTAGGACAGGAAAGCTCCAGGTTTCACTAAACGGAGCTGAGAAAACTAAAAATGAGCCATTTGTTAATAAATACTAAACCCTGTTTCTTCTACATCTCTAAAcccagggagagctgagagatacagcagaggaaaaaaaaaaaaaaaaaggaaaacaaagcgATTTTAGGGGAATTTTATAGAAACCCGATCTCTCCCAAATCTCGGAGCTGCGGGGAATTCCGTCATTAATTAATTCCCCGCGGATTTAGCAGGGGTAGCAGCTGCCGTAGGAGTATCTCTGCAGGTAGAGGGACGAGAAGGGGGAGCAGTAGCGGGAGCTGAAGGACGGGCAGCAGTCGCGGTAGCCACCGAGCCTCCCGTAGTAGCCCTGGTAGCCGCAGGGGCTGCCGCAGTCGTAGCTGCGGGAGCTGAACACGGTCCCGTAGCTGCAGGGGGAGTAGCAGGAATCCTCGCACTGCCGCTGGTAGCAGAAAGTCGTCttggggatgcagggagagTAGCAGGAATCCTCACACTGCCGCTGGTAGCAGAAAGTCAtcttggggctgcagggaggctggaaaagagggagggagaagaagCCGGTGAGACGCGTCCAGACAGCGAGTAAACCCTGAGTAAACCGCGAGTAAAACCCCgcagggaagggagaaacaGCCAACACTGATCAGGGCGCTCATCCATCGCTCCACCCCGAGTTTAGGACCAGTTCTTCTCCCTAATCCTCCATCCTCAATTTAGGGCCAGTTCTTTCCCCTAATCCTCCATCCTCAATTTAGGGCCAGTTCTTTCCCCTAATCCTCCATCCTAGGTTTAGGACCAGTTCTTCCCCCTAATCTTCCTTCCTAAATTTAGGGCCAGCTCTTCCCTCTAATCCTCCATCCTGAGCTTTCGCACAAAGCCCTGATGAAAAATGAGTCCAAAAAAGAGCCCCGCGACCCTGAGtcaaagcagggctgggaaatcctcagagctgctctgagacaAAAATTTGAAGTGAAAAGGGGACCCGTGCAGGACTGAGGGTGTTTCAAACACTCCgatattaaaataaacagccaagaaggattttttttttttttttcccacgGGAATAACTCCAAAGTCACAATCTCAATTCCCCTTTGGCTGCAGCATttagcaggaagaaaaaaaaaaaaaaaaaaaaaaaaaagaaaaaaaaaagagggggaacATCCTCGAATCCATCCCTTGTTCATTCACTCGGATTTCCCAAATCTGTTCCCACTTACCCTGGTCTGCaaggaggagaaggcagaagaaGGGGATGGTTCCTTCGCAGGGATGCGGGGTTTTTATGGAGCTCCCGGTCCCGCCCCGCACACGGGACTCGTGTTTGGGTCAGCCCCGATTCCCAGccccttttcccccccatcAAACACATCCGTGACTGGGGAGGCTCCGCCCGCCACGTCCCTCTCATCCCAAAACCACTTAGGCCAATTAAACCTGGCTATCATCGCGCTGAATTTGCGCTTTGGGACAGCGGCGACTCCTCGGGATCAGCAAAGTCCTGCGGAATTCCCAACGCGGCAGGTCTGGAAGAGCGGCCTGGCTGTGATTGTGCTTcgttgggatttttttttccccctggaacAGCCGTGAAAGGGACGCACAACCTCTGCATTTTATGAATTTCCTAA
This sequence is a window from Oenanthe melanoleuca isolate GR-GAL-2019-014 chromosome 25, OMel1.0, whole genome shotgun sequence. Protein-coding genes within it:
- the LOC130263250 gene encoding claw keratin-like; translation: MSCSSLCVPSCGVATTSPLADTCNEACVRQCPDSTVVIQPPATVVTFPGPILSSFSQQSSVGSAGVPYVGGGFGGSAGRRGGSGGFGGFGGSCGVPRGCGPC